In Arthrobacter sp. SLBN-83, one DNA window encodes the following:
- a CDS encoding DUF2945 domain-containing protein produces MSLSKGTRVEWNTSQGKTHGKIVEKKTSDFELDGNTHRASEDEPQYVVESDKTGARAAHKASALTEKK; encoded by the coding sequence ATGTCATTGAGCAAGGGAACCCGCGTGGAGTGGAACACCTCGCAGGGCAAGACGCACGGCAAAATCGTGGAAAAGAAAACCAGCGACTTCGAACTCGACGGCAACACCCACCGCGCCAGCGAGGATGAACCGCAGTACGTTGTGGAATCGGACAAGACGGGCGCCCGGGCTGCGCATAAGGCGTCCGCGCTGACCGAGAAGAAGTAG
- a CDS encoding NAD(P)/FAD-dependent oxidoreductase, with product MAAQHEVVIIGGGNAGISLAARLQRYGVKDVAVVEPRDHHLFQPLFSHIAGGRAQAQEAVRSQESVIPQGVTWIRDAAAGVDAEANTVSLESGSSVAYGQLVVCPGLQYDWDRVPGLLDAVHSPYGASHYEFELAPKAWSLLSAMRSGTAVFTMPAGPIKCGGAAQKPMYLACDYWRGQGVLDKIRVVMVQPYPTVFGVPEVDRELDRKIAEYGIELRTNSELVAVSPAGRRATIRDNAANTTEDLTYDVLNAVPPQSAPDWLKATDLPAAGDAGGFVEVDRQTLRHLRYPNVWSLGDAAGTTNSKSGGSLRKQVKVVAKNLVAARKGKPLRAKYNGYSVCPFTVSRDTVVFAEFDDRYRPMPTIPRLPTWNESKLSWVLDRDIFPKIYWNLILKGRA from the coding sequence GTGGCTGCCCAGCACGAGGTTGTGATCATCGGCGGTGGCAATGCCGGGATCTCCCTGGCGGCCCGGCTGCAACGCTACGGCGTCAAGGACGTGGCGGTGGTCGAGCCCCGGGACCACCACCTATTCCAGCCCTTGTTCTCCCATATCGCCGGTGGGCGGGCGCAGGCCCAGGAGGCTGTCCGGAGCCAGGAGTCGGTCATCCCCCAAGGCGTCACCTGGATCCGGGATGCCGCGGCCGGTGTGGACGCCGAGGCCAATACGGTCAGCCTCGAGTCAGGGTCCTCGGTAGCTTACGGGCAACTGGTGGTGTGCCCGGGGCTCCAGTATGACTGGGACCGGGTGCCGGGCCTGCTCGATGCCGTGCACTCCCCGTACGGCGCCTCCCATTACGAGTTCGAGCTGGCCCCCAAGGCCTGGTCACTGCTCAGCGCCATGCGCTCCGGCACGGCAGTCTTCACCATGCCGGCCGGGCCCATCAAGTGTGGGGGCGCCGCGCAGAAGCCCATGTACCTCGCGTGCGACTACTGGCGCGGGCAGGGGGTGCTGGACAAGATCCGCGTGGTGATGGTGCAGCCCTACCCCACCGTGTTCGGGGTGCCGGAGGTGGACCGGGAACTGGACCGCAAGATCGCCGAGTATGGGATCGAGCTGCGGACCAACAGCGAACTTGTGGCCGTGAGCCCTGCCGGCCGCAGGGCCACCATCCGGGACAACGCCGCCAACACCACCGAGGACCTGACTTACGACGTCCTCAACGCGGTTCCGCCGCAGTCGGCCCCGGACTGGCTCAAGGCCACCGACCTGCCGGCCGCAGGGGATGCCGGCGGCTTTGTCGAGGTGGACCGCCAGACCCTCAGGCACCTCCGGTACCCCAACGTATGGTCCCTGGGCGACGCCGCGGGCACCACCAACTCCAAGTCGGGCGGATCCCTCCGCAAGCAGGTCAAGGTGGTGGCAAAGAACCTGGTGGCAGCACGGAAGGGAAAGCCGCTGCGGGCCAAGTACAACGGCTACTCGGTGTGCCCGTTCACCGTGTCACGGGACACCGTGGTGTTCGCGGAATTCGACGACCGGTACCGGCCCATGCCCACCATCCCCCGGCTGCCCACGTGGAATGAAAGCAAGCTGTCCTGGGTGCTGGACCGGGACATCTTCCCGAAGATCTACTGGAACCTGATCCTCAAGGGCCGGGCGTAG
- a CDS encoding S9 family peptidase, giving the protein MTSTSLQDSTGTAIPAPPVAKKIPTERTHHGETFVDNYEWLRDKESPEVVEHLRAENAYQEAVTAHQEPLREAIFQEIKGRTQETDLSVPHRKDGWWYFSRSAEGKEYGIHCRVKAQDTGDKVADWTPPAVEAGVGIPGEEILLDGNVEAEGKPFFSVGGTAVTVDGNLYAYAVDNSGDERFTLRIKDLRTGELLPDVIENIFYGVAFSPDGSRLFYTVVDESWRPYQVKSHVLGAPVAEDAVVYQEDDPAMWLGFELSADRRHLVLGIGCSEYSETRLLRFDDPSATVSTVISRDERILYDAEPFLLDGQEKILLTHNRGAINSMVSLADPAELEKPLADQAWQTVVEHSNDVRVNGAGVTATHLIVSIRKDTIERVQVMGLAGLGTPAQQEPMEPAFDEELYTAGVGGSDYEAPVIRLGYTSYFTPSRIYDFVLPTAERPAGELLLRKESPVLGGYDGSDYVASREWATAADGTRIPLSVLRHKSVKQDSTAAGLVYGYGSYEMSMDPGFGIARLSLLDRGVVFVIAHIRGGGELGRHWYEDGKKLTKKNTFTDFVDATDWLAGSGWVDPSRIAALGGSAGGLLMGAVANMAPEKYAAIVAQVPFVDPLTSILDPDLPLSALEWEEWGNPITDPQAYAYMKSYSPYENVREVAYPKIAAVTSFNDTRVLYVEPAKWVQELRNRTTGSEPIVMKIEMDGGHGGASGRYVQWRERAWDYAFIADALGAVDLLPGAGLK; this is encoded by the coding sequence ATGACCTCCACTTCCCTGCAGGATTCCACCGGCACTGCGATCCCGGCGCCCCCGGTTGCCAAGAAAATCCCCACCGAACGCACCCATCACGGGGAGACGTTCGTGGACAACTACGAATGGCTGCGGGACAAGGAATCGCCGGAAGTGGTGGAGCACCTGCGGGCCGAGAACGCTTACCAGGAAGCGGTCACCGCGCACCAGGAGCCGCTGCGCGAGGCCATCTTCCAGGAGATCAAGGGCCGTACCCAGGAAACCGACCTTTCCGTCCCGCACCGCAAGGACGGCTGGTGGTACTTCAGCCGCTCGGCCGAGGGCAAGGAGTACGGCATCCACTGCCGCGTGAAGGCGCAGGACACCGGGGACAAGGTGGCCGACTGGACTCCACCGGCCGTCGAGGCCGGGGTTGGGATTCCCGGCGAGGAAATCCTGCTGGACGGCAACGTCGAAGCCGAAGGCAAGCCGTTCTTCTCCGTGGGTGGCACCGCCGTCACTGTTGACGGAAACCTGTACGCCTATGCCGTAGACAACTCCGGGGACGAACGGTTCACGCTGCGGATCAAGGACCTGCGCACCGGCGAACTGCTTCCGGACGTCATTGAGAACATCTTTTACGGTGTTGCCTTCTCCCCGGACGGCTCCCGGCTCTTCTACACGGTGGTGGACGAGTCCTGGCGCCCCTACCAGGTAAAGTCGCACGTCCTGGGCGCGCCGGTTGCCGAGGACGCGGTGGTGTACCAGGAGGACGACCCCGCCATGTGGCTGGGCTTTGAGCTTTCCGCAGACCGGCGCCACCTGGTGCTGGGCATCGGCTGCTCCGAGTACAGCGAAACCAGGCTGCTGCGGTTTGACGACCCCTCCGCAACCGTCAGCACCGTGATTTCCCGGGACGAGCGGATCCTCTACGACGCCGAGCCCTTCCTGCTCGACGGGCAGGAAAAGATCCTGCTCACGCACAACCGCGGCGCAATCAATTCCATGGTCTCCCTGGCGGACCCGGCCGAGCTGGAAAAGCCGCTGGCTGACCAGGCCTGGCAAACCGTCGTCGAACATTCCAATGACGTGCGCGTCAACGGCGCGGGGGTGACCGCCACGCACCTGATCGTCTCCATCCGCAAGGACACCATCGAACGGGTGCAGGTGATGGGGTTGGCCGGGCTGGGCACGCCCGCGCAGCAGGAGCCCATGGAACCGGCCTTCGACGAGGAGCTCTACACCGCCGGGGTGGGCGGCTCCGACTACGAGGCACCTGTGATCCGGCTGGGCTACACCTCCTACTTCACGCCGTCGCGCATTTACGACTTCGTCCTGCCCACCGCGGAGCGTCCTGCCGGCGAGCTGCTGCTGCGCAAGGAAAGCCCGGTGCTGGGCGGCTACGACGGCAGCGACTACGTGGCCAGCCGCGAATGGGCGACGGCGGCGGACGGCACCCGCATCCCGCTGTCCGTCCTGCGGCACAAGTCCGTCAAGCAGGATTCGACGGCGGCGGGCCTGGTGTACGGGTACGGCTCCTATGAGATGAGCATGGATCCGGGCTTCGGTATTGCCCGGCTGTCGCTGCTGGACCGCGGCGTGGTGTTCGTGATCGCGCACATCCGCGGCGGCGGCGAGTTGGGCCGGCACTGGTACGAGGACGGCAAGAAGCTCACCAAGAAGAACACCTTTACCGACTTTGTGGACGCCACGGACTGGCTCGCCGGCTCTGGCTGGGTGGATCCCTCGCGCATCGCAGCGCTGGGAGGTTCTGCTGGCGGACTCCTCATGGGTGCCGTGGCCAACATGGCGCCGGAGAAGTACGCGGCCATCGTGGCCCAGGTGCCGTTCGTGGATCCGCTCACCAGCATCCTGGACCCGGACCTTCCGCTGTCCGCCCTGGAGTGGGAGGAATGGGGCAACCCCATCACCGATCCCCAGGCCTACGCCTACATGAAGTCCTACTCCCCCTATGAGAACGTGCGGGAGGTGGCCTACCCCAAGATCGCCGCCGTGACGTCCTTCAACGACACCCGGGTCCTCTATGTGGAACCGGCCAAATGGGTGCAGGAACTGCGGAACAGGACCACCGGGTCCGAGCCGATAGTCATGAAGATCGAGATGGACGGCGGCCACGGCGGGGCGTCCGGGCGCTACGTGCAGTGGCGTGAACGTGCGTGGGACTACGCGTTCATCGCCGACGCGCTGGGCGCGGTGGACCTGCTTCCGGGGGCGGGCCTCAAGTAA
- a CDS encoding FAD-dependent monooxygenase, whose amino-acid sequence MRPPESTTPGGGSAPKSDGRALMPGGQGTTADTDVLVVGAGPAGLTTALQALAHGASVRVVDRREQRARPSRALMLHARALEGLRPLGVTADLLGRADTTPEARIHLGRRVVEARLGHADLPDTAFPHLTLVRQADVEEVLWQALQDRGVAVEWGVEFRGLHQDNGGPPAWQKGGPVHAELNGARGPGHHASRFLAGCDGQSSTVRGITGAQWRGGPYRVEAVLADLELDGPLDPGLLHVAVGRAGLAFLFALGEGATWRMLATRPAVPGSSASFGQLGPPVPPEEVARLVRESGLEATVRDVGWSAQVPLQHRIAGTFGTSPVFLAGDAAHAHSPAGGQGMNNGILDALNLGWKLGFASTAGRPLPELLESYGRERLPAARRVLALTHLIFFGEASPHPAARLARSVLPAFAPVLPLLLRRRWLISKGVRLLAQPFVNYRNSAISRDGVPQASGWPRPGERLPDAVVSVDGQVVRLHELTAVPGIHLLLGRDAGPAALGAGPAFAVDSRPRLLHVHRLTSHPGTGLVAVRPDGYVGFRCGEADPAQLLGWLRLVGAVRD is encoded by the coding sequence TTGCGGCCGCCGGAATCGACCACGCCTGGTGGCGGCTCCGCGCCAAAGAGTGACGGCAGGGCGCTCATGCCAGGCGGGCAAGGTACGACGGCGGACACGGACGTCTTAGTGGTTGGCGCGGGTCCCGCCGGGCTCACCACCGCCCTCCAGGCACTTGCCCACGGCGCCAGCGTGCGGGTGGTGGACCGGCGCGAGCAGCGGGCCCGCCCGTCAAGAGCGCTGATGCTGCATGCCCGGGCCCTGGAAGGCCTCCGTCCGCTGGGCGTAACCGCTGACCTGCTGGGCCGGGCAGACACCACACCCGAAGCACGGATTCATCTGGGCCGGCGGGTGGTCGAAGCCCGGCTGGGGCACGCAGATCTTCCGGACACTGCCTTCCCGCACCTGACGCTGGTCCGGCAGGCCGACGTCGAGGAGGTTCTGTGGCAGGCGCTGCAGGACAGGGGCGTCGCGGTGGAATGGGGCGTGGAATTCCGTGGCCTGCACCAGGACAACGGCGGGCCGCCGGCGTGGCAAAAGGGCGGCCCGGTCCATGCCGAGCTCAATGGAGCCCGCGGGCCCGGGCATCACGCCTCGCGCTTCCTGGCCGGCTGCGACGGGCAGTCCAGCACCGTCCGTGGGATCACCGGCGCGCAGTGGCGCGGCGGTCCGTACCGGGTGGAAGCCGTCTTGGCCGACCTCGAACTTGATGGCCCCCTGGACCCCGGGCTGCTGCATGTGGCGGTGGGGCGTGCAGGGCTGGCTTTCCTTTTCGCGCTGGGCGAGGGTGCCACGTGGCGGATGCTGGCCACCCGCCCGGCGGTGCCGGGTTCCAGCGCCAGCTTCGGCCAGCTGGGTCCGCCCGTTCCACCGGAGGAGGTGGCGCGGCTGGTGAGGGAGTCGGGCCTGGAGGCCACCGTACGGGACGTGGGCTGGTCCGCCCAGGTTCCGCTGCAGCACCGGATTGCCGGCACGTTCGGGACCAGCCCCGTCTTCCTGGCCGGCGACGCCGCCCACGCCCACTCCCCGGCGGGAGGCCAGGGCATGAACAACGGCATTCTGGACGCCCTCAACCTCGGCTGGAAACTCGGGTTTGCCTCGACCGCCGGCAGGCCGCTGCCGGAACTGCTGGAAAGCTACGGGCGGGAGCGGCTGCCCGCGGCCCGGCGGGTGCTGGCGCTGACGCACCTGATCTTCTTCGGCGAAGCCTCGCCGCATCCGGCAGCCCGCCTGGCCCGCAGCGTCCTGCCGGCGTTCGCTCCCGTCCTGCCCCTGCTCCTCCGACGGCGTTGGCTCATCTCAAAGGGCGTCAGGCTGCTGGCCCAGCCGTTCGTGAACTACCGGAACAGCGCCATCTCGCGTGACGGCGTGCCACAGGCCAGCGGATGGCCGCGGCCGGGCGAGCGGCTGCCCGACGCTGTGGTGTCGGTGGACGGACAGGTGGTCCGCCTGCACGAGCTGACCGCCGTGCCGGGCATCCACCTGTTGCTGGGGCGCGACGCCGGCCCGGCCGCCCTGGGTGCCGGCCCCGCCTTTGCGGTGGACAGCCGGCCCCGGTTGCTGCACGTCCACCGCCTCACCAGCCACCCCGGCACTGGCCTTGTTGCCGTCCGCCCGGATGGCTACGTGGGTTTCCGCTGCGGCGAGGCGGACCCGGCGCAGCTGCTCGGCTGGCTGCGGCTGGTTGGTGCCGTCCGGGACTAG
- a CDS encoding Hsp20/alpha crystallin family protein → MLMRTDPFRELDRLAQQVLGTTARPAAMPMDAWREDQEFVVAFDLPGVAVDSVDLDVERNVLTVRAERPDPVGKDTELIAAERPRGVFSRQLILGDTLDVDNVKASYDAGVLTLRIPVAEKAKPRKIEIETKGAKQEISA, encoded by the coding sequence ATGTTGATGCGAACCGATCCGTTCCGCGAGCTGGACAGGCTGGCCCAGCAGGTCCTTGGTACCACTGCGCGCCCGGCGGCGATGCCGATGGACGCATGGCGTGAGGACCAGGAATTCGTCGTGGCGTTCGATCTGCCCGGCGTCGCTGTGGATTCGGTGGACCTGGACGTGGAACGGAACGTGCTGACGGTGCGGGCGGAAAGGCCCGATCCCGTGGGCAAGGACACCGAACTGATCGCAGCGGAACGGCCGCGCGGCGTCTTCAGCCGGCAGTTGATCCTCGGCGACACGCTGGACGTGGACAACGTCAAGGCGAGCTACGACGCCGGTGTGCTGACGCTGCGGATCCCGGTGGCCGAAAAGGCCAAGCCGCGCAAGATCGAGATTGAAACGAAGGGGGCAAAGCAGGAGATCTCCGCATAG